The proteins below are encoded in one region of Megalops cyprinoides isolate fMegCyp1 chromosome 14, fMegCyp1.pri, whole genome shotgun sequence:
- the LOC118789576 gene encoding EKC/KEOPS complex subunit TPRKB-like has protein sequence MHLIENLELFPEYVVTQLLFKDVKNAADLKKSAIAQEISCALINPAMIVDPFQVLVAANKALHVQKVGKMKTRSLYSEIIFNLSPTNNISEAFKKIGLSDGDSAVAVVLVHAAEETRSVDDILAKVDGQQIPVDHIYSLTDMAKIKKLYKITPQEEHSGTLLDAVICRMATKDIL, from the coding sequence ATGCATCTTATCGAGAACCTTGAATTGTTTCCCGAATACGTGGTGACACAGTTACTGTTTAAAGATGTTAAAAATGCTGCAGATTTGAAGAAAAGTGCGATCGCACAAGAGATCAGTTGCGCTTTAATAAACCCGGCGATGATCGTTGATCCATTCCAAGTTCTTGTGGCCGCAAACAAAGCGCTTCACGTGCAGAAGGTCGGAAAAATGAAAACGAGGAGCCTTTATTCTGAAATCATATTTAACCTTTCGCCGACAAATAACATATCAGAGGCGTTCAAAAAAATTGGACTGTCAGACGGCGACAGCGCAGTTGCGGTGGTTCTGGTTCATGCAGCGGAAGAGACGCGCAGCGTGGATGACATCCTGGCCAAGGTGGACGGGCAGCAGATCCCAGTAGATCACATCTATAGCCTGACCGACATGGCTAAGATTAAAAAACTGTACAAGATCACGCCTCAGGAGGAACATTCTGGAACACTGCTAGACGCGGTCATTTGCAGAATGGCGACCAAAGACATTTTATAA
- the LOC118789087 gene encoding GA-binding protein alpha chain-like produces the protein MSKSVTEELIEIEIDGQGKQECVEEGVEVQTVTSAEFIAQAIDINEPIGNLKKLLEPRLQCSLDGHAICLQEIQLDPELSLFDQGVKTDGTVQLSVQVDSRQGVEPRLNIVEIVKPVETVEVVIDPDAAGGEEGQVIALDRSAVTDDASDQVTRWAAALEGYRKEQARLGIPYDPVQWTADQVMHWAVWVMKEFSMEEVEVGGVHMSGQDLCALSQEDFLLRVPQGEILWSHLELLRKYVQASQDQSGQVATVTIDQPVQIIPASVQQTPPPVIKVLPTKQGRTQKTPRISGGEDRSSPGNRTGNNGQIQLWQFLLELLTDRDARDCISWVGDEGEFKLNLPELVAHKWGQRKNKPTMNYEKLSRALRYYYDGDMICKVQGKRFVYKFVCDLKTLIGYSAAELNHLVTECEQKKLARMQAHSLGQPVTTVTLATAALHKES, from the exons ATGTCCAAAAGTGTGACAGAGGAGCTGATCGAGATTGAGATAGATGGGCAGGGCAAACAGgagtgtgtggaggaggg GGTTGAAGTGCAGACAGTCACGTCTGCTGAGTTCATCGCACAGGCCATCGACATCAATGAGCCTATCGGCAACCTGAAGAAGCTGCTGGAGCCCCGCCTTCAGTGCTCATTGGATGGACATGCGATCTGTCTACAGGAAATCCAA TTGGACCCTGAGCTCAGCCTGTTTGATCAGGGAGTGAAGACTGATGGAACCGTGCAACTCAGCGTCCAGGTCGACTCCAGGCAAG GAGTGGAGCCCAGGCTGAACATCGTGGAGATTGTGAAGCCGGTGGAGACGGTGGAGGTGGTGATCGACCCCGACGCGGCGGgcggagaggaggggcaggtgATCGCCCTGGACCGATCCGCCGTCACAGACGACGCCTCAGATCAGGTCACCCGCTGGGCTGCCGCTCTGGAGGGCTACCGCAAGGAGCAGGCCCGGCTGGGCATCCCCTACG ACCCAGTGCAGTGGACTGCAGACCAGGTGATGCACTGGGCGGTGTGGGTGATGAAGGAGTTCAGCATGGAGGAAGTGGAGGTGGGCGGGGTCCACATGTCTGGGCAGGACCTCTGTGCTCTCAGCCAGGAGGACTTCCTGCTCAGAGTCCCTCAGGGAGAGATACTGTGGAGCCACCTGGAGCTGCTGCGCAAGT atgtgcaggccagtcaagaCCAATCCGGCCAGGTCGCCACAGTGACCATCGACCAGC CGGTTCAGATAATCCCCGCCTCCGTGCAGCAGACTCCTCCCCCTGTTATTAAGGTCCTGCCCACCAAGCAGGGAAGAACGCAGAAAACTCCGCGCATATCCGGGGGGGAGGACCGCAGCTCACCTGGCAACCGCACAG GCAACAACGGGCAGATCCAGCTGTGGCAGttcctgctggagctgctgacGGACAGAGACGCGCGTGACTGCATTTCCTGGGTGGGAGACGAGGGAGAGTTCAAACTCAACCTGCCTGAGCTGGTGGCTCACAAGTGGGGCCAGCGCAAGAACAAGCCCACCATGAACTATGAGAAGCTGAGCCGCGCCCTCag GTATTACTATGACGGGGACATGATCTGCAAGGTTCAGGGGAAGCGATTTGTGTATAAGTTCGTGTGTGATCTGAAGACGCTGATTGGCTACAGCGCAGCCGAGCTGAATCACCTCGTGACGGAGTGCGAGCAGAAGAAGCTGGCGAGAATGCAGGCGCACAGCCTGGGACAGCCTGTCACCACGGTAACACTCGCCACTGCTGCCCTCCACAAGGAGAGCTGA